GTAGAAAACGCGACTGGCGCAAGGCAAACCCGGCCAAAATCAGGCCAAAAGTCGGGATCAGGGCCGAAAGAATAGCCAGCATGGAATGTCCTGTCGCGGGGCGGATGGAAACCTATCGAATAAGGCAGTTCCGGCACGACTGCAAGTAGGGGCATGAAGTGGGGCACGATTTGGCGCAGCGATTTGCCCGTGATCATGCAAGGGCAGGGCATTTCCATGCGTTTGGTCGCACACGGGGCAATCTGACGGGGAATTTGCGGGCATTGTTCACCTTGTCAGTGTTTTTAGAGGCAGAATTCCATTGCCGCAGCAGGCAATACGCGGCACATTCCCAGTTGTGGAACATCTGGTAGGTATTGATGCCTGCGGGGACTCTGGCAAGTGGATGTGATAATGGGCAAGCAGATCGATCATCTGGTTTTATGTGTGCACGACCTTGATGCGGCCTGCGCGCGGTATCGCCAGTTGGGGTTTGCCGTTACACCGCGTGCCGTGCATCCCTTTGGCACGGGCAATGCTCTGGTTCAGCTGGATGGCATGTATCTGGAGCTTCTGGCCGTTCTCGACCCAGAAATTATCGGCCCGGATAATGTTGATCTGCCATTTTCATTTGCCGTTTATAACCGCAATTTCCTGCGCCTGCGTGAAGGCATGTCGATGCTGGCGTTACAGTCAAAAGATGCCCATGCCGACCGTGCGGCCTATAGCGAGGCGGGTGCTGCCGCCCCGGAAGTGTTTGATTTCGAACGCAAGGGCGAAACACCCGATGGTCGACAGGTGGATTTGGGTTTTTCGCTGTCTTTTGCCAGCCATCCTTTGCTGCGGCACGGCGTTTGTTTTTCCTGCCAGCATCATCACCCGGCGGAAAATTTTTATTTCCCGGAATATCAGAACCACCCCAATAGTGCCGTTGCCATCGACCAGGTGTTTTTAACCCACTGGGCGGCCGAGGCGGTGGAGGAATTCTTTTCTTCCATGGAATTGGATGGCCTTGTTGATGTCGGCCATCAGGACGAGCTTTTGGCCCGTTACCCGGTCGGGGATTGTGTTTTGCCCGATGATGGCTTTGCCGGTTTTCGCCTGCTAGTAAAGGATATCGAGGCTATCCGCGCGGCGGCATTGTCGCTGGGGGCCGTGGAATGCGGCGAGGTGCTGGTTTTGCCACCGGCACACATGTTTGGCGTGATGTTGGTTATCGCCCAGCAAAAAGCCGCCTGAACGGGCGTTCGGCGGCTTGATATATCAGATCAGTGCTCTATCAGCAGTGCGACAGGCGGGGATTATTCCTCTTCGCCGTCATAATCCATGTCTTCATCATCGTCGTGCACAAGGCCGCGATCGGTGTGAAGGTTAAGATTATCAAGTGCACCTTGCAGGATGTAACCTGCTGCTGCCTTGTCAACCACGTCAGCGCGGCGTTTACGGGTCATGTCGGCTTCGCCGATCAGGATACGTTCAACAGCCGACGTTGACAGGCGTTCGTCCCACAGCAGAACCGGCAGGTCGATATGCTTGTCCATTTCATCGACAAAGGCATAAACGCGGTGGCAGGCCGTGCCAATCGTCCCATCCAGCTCACGCGGGAAGCCGATGACAATGGCGCCGACATTCTGTTTGTCAACGATCGAGGCAAGCTCGACGATGTCGCGGGTGAACTTTTTACGCTTGATCAGGCTGTAGGGCGTTGCGATTTGCAGCCCGACATCCGAAAGCGCAACACCAATGGTTTTGGTGCCCAGGTCCAGGCCCAAAATCCGCGCTGCTGGTGAAAGGTACCGCAGCAATTCCTGAGTATCATTACATATCATGGCGACCTTATAGGGCTGGTCAGGGAAAATTGCCAGCGCAAAGCATGATGAAAATGGCAATTCAGTCATGCCGTTTTGGCAGGATCGGGCCGGGATTTTCAATAAAATTCATTTTCGTGGAAAAACGCGCGTGAAAGTAGGGCGCACGGCCCTTGCCGCCAGCCGTTCCGGGTGCTAGGTTCCGCGCTGTATTTTCAGTTTCTGGCGGACGACCGTTCGCCGGGTGTTTTGTCATTCCTTAAGAGAGACTTTCATCCATGTCGTCTTTGGATAAGGAAACAGTTCGCAAAATCGCATTTCTGTCACGTATCAACGTGTCCGAGGAAGGCCTGAGCGAACTGGCGGGAGATCTGACCCGTATCCTCGATTTTGTTGAGGAACTGCAAGAAGTTGATGTCGAGGGCTGTGACCCGCTGACGTCGGTTGCCGATCTGACCCTGCCGCTGCGCAAGGACGAAGTCACCGATGGCAATATCCAGCAAAAGGTGCTTGCAAATGCACCCATGACCGATGCTGGCTGTTTTGTTGTGCCGAAGGTGGTTGAATAATGACTGATCTGACAAAATTGACGCTTGCCGGGGCCCGTGATGGTCTGGCAAAGGGCGACTTCACGTCGGTTGAACTGACCGAAGCCCACATCAAGTCGATGGACGCACATCGCAACCTGAATGCCTATATCACCGAAACGCCTGAAAAGGCCGTTGAAATGGCGAAGGCATCCGATGCCAAGCGCGCCAAAGGTGAAGCAGGCAAGATGGAAGGCCTGCCGATTGCGATCAAGGACCTGTTCTGCACCGAAGGTGTGCAGACCACGGCTGCGTCGCATATTCTTGAAGGCTTCAAGCCGGAATATGAATCCACCGTTACGACGAACCTGTTTAACAACGGTGCGGTCATGCTCGGCAAGGCGAACCTTGACGAATTCGCGATGGGCTCGTCCAACACCTCGTCCTATTACGGTAACGTGATCAACCCTTGGAAAACCGCCAGCGGCAAGGATCTGGTGCCGGGTGGGTCGTCAGGTGGTTCGGCTGCGGCTGTGGCTGCGGGCATGGCGCTTGCGGCAACCGGCACCGATACCGGTGGTTCAATCCGTCAGCCGGCATCCTATTGCGGTATTGTTGGCCTGAAGCCGACCTATGGCCGTTGCTCGCGCTGGGGGATTGTGGCCTTTGCAAGCTCGCTTGACCAGGCTGGCCCGATGACCAAAACCGTGCGCGATGCTGCCATCATGCTTGGCGCAATGGCCGGTCATGATGCCAAGGACAGCACCTCGGCCCCGATCGCCGTGCCCGATTTTGAAGCAGCCCTGACGGGTGACATTCGCGGTATGAAAATCGGTATTCCGAA
The window above is part of the Thalassospira marina genome. Proteins encoded here:
- the gatC gene encoding Asp-tRNA(Asn)/Glu-tRNA(Gln) amidotransferase subunit GatC gives rise to the protein MSSLDKETVRKIAFLSRINVSEEGLSELAGDLTRILDFVEELQEVDVEGCDPLTSVADLTLPLRKDEVTDGNIQQKVLANAPMTDAGCFVVPKVVE
- the gatA gene encoding Asp-tRNA(Asn)/Glu-tRNA(Gln) amidotransferase subunit GatA, whose product is MTDLTKLTLAGARDGLAKGDFTSVELTEAHIKSMDAHRNLNAYITETPEKAVEMAKASDAKRAKGEAGKMEGLPIAIKDLFCTEGVQTTAASHILEGFKPEYESTVTTNLFNNGAVMLGKANLDEFAMGSSNTSSYYGNVINPWKTASGKDLVPGGSSGGSAAAVAAGMALAATGTDTGGSIRQPASYCGIVGLKPTYGRCSRWGIVAFASSLDQAGPMTKTVRDAAIMLGAMAGHDAKDSTSAPIAVPDFEAALTGDIRGMKIGIPKEYRVDGMPEEINKLWDNGIAMLRDAGAEVVDVSLPHTKYALGTYYIVAPAEASSNLARYDGLRYGQRVMDDGDSLDDMYMKSRAAGFGKEVQRRIMIGTYVLSAGYYDAYYNKALKVRRRIYEDFANAFGTVDAILAPTAPSAAFAIGENEDDPVKMYLNDVFTVPASLAGLPGLSLPTGLSSEGLPLGLQLIGKPFDEETVLRVGGVLESAAAFNAKPFGQEG
- the ruvX gene encoding Holliday junction resolvase RuvX; translation: MICNDTQELLRYLSPAARILGLDLGTKTIGVALSDVGLQIATPYSLIKRKKFTRDIVELASIVDKQNVGAIVIGFPRELDGTIGTACHRVYAFVDEMDKHIDLPVLLWDERLSTSAVERILIGEADMTRKRRADVVDKAAAGYILQGALDNLNLHTDRGLVHDDDEDMDYDGEEE
- a CDS encoding VOC family protein, which gives rise to MGKQIDHLVLCVHDLDAACARYRQLGFAVTPRAVHPFGTGNALVQLDGMYLELLAVLDPEIIGPDNVDLPFSFAVYNRNFLRLREGMSMLALQSKDAHADRAAYSEAGAAAPEVFDFERKGETPDGRQVDLGFSLSFASHPLLRHGVCFSCQHHHPAENFYFPEYQNHPNSAVAIDQVFLTHWAAEAVEEFFSSMELDGLVDVGHQDELLARYPVGDCVLPDDGFAGFRLLVKDIEAIRAAALSLGAVECGEVLVLPPAHMFGVMLVIAQQKAA